The Novosphingobium terrae genome segment GGTCACCGATTACACGGTGATCCCGCAGGAGGCCTCCGTCGCCAGCGTTGTGAATTGAACGATCCGGCGGGGCGGGGGGCTGCCGCCAACATGGATTGCTGAAGCGGAGCCGATAGGCCTTCCTCCTGCTTTCGTCTCTTTGAGGGCAAAAGCAGGAGATGCACCATGGCACACCCGGCAGGCCATACCCATGCCAGCGCCGCCCAGGGCGCTGTCCATGCCGCCAGAGATGACTTCCCCGTTTCCCGCGCCCGGCGCTTTCTTGAACCCGGGCCGATTGTGCTGGTCTCATCCCATCACGCCGGGCGCCGCAATGTGATGACGCTCGGCTGGCATATGGTGCTGGAGTTCACGCCCTCGCTGGTGGGGCTGATGATTTCGGCGGGCAATCACAGCTTCGAGATGATCCGCAAAAGCGGCGAATGCGTGATCAATGTGCCCACCGCAGCGCTGGCCGACACCATTGTGGGCATCGGCAACACATCGGGCCGCGGCACTGACAAATTCGCCCATTTCGGTCTGACCGCTCAGAAGGGCAGCATCGTGGAGGCGCCGCTGATCGGCCAGTGCCCGGTCTGCTTCGAATGCTGCCTCCATGACGACACGCTGGTCGCTGCCCGCAACCTCTTCATTGTCGAGGTGGTGAAAGCCCATGCCGCCGTCACGCCCGAGGAGATCGAGACACTGCATTACACCGGGGGCGGGATTTTCAGGCGATCGGGCGGGGCGCTGGATAAGCGGGCGCTGTTTCGGCCCGAGATGCTGGAGGTTTAGGAACAGCAGAAAATGCGAGGGGGTTACCCCCTCGCGCTCCCATGACGTCTTCCGACGAGGCGTTGGTGGCATCCTTTCGGTGCGTAACCTTTCCATGGGCACAGAAGTTTAAATGCCTGCGGCGCTGTGGCCTTGTTCGGGGGCTGAATGCGAGGGTGTAACACCCTCGCATCTATCCTTCCTACCGTGCCGGGATCGTCACCACCGTCCCCGAAGGCTGGGTGGTTTCTGCCAGGGACACCAGCGTCTGCATCACCGAAAAGGCCAGCTTGCTGTCGAAATCGGTGTCGGCGATCCAGTACCAGCGGTCGTGATAGCGCACGCTGGAAAAGGCGTCGTGGGGCGGTTTGTCGCCATTGTGGATGATGATGGTGGGGCGTGAGAGGATGGCGGAATCGTCCACCGTGGGAATGGTGCGATGCTCGGCCACATCCTGAGGCGAGACCTGAATTTCCGAGGCGATCTGGCCCAGAACGCCCAGAATGGGCCGCGTCAGGATCGAAACCGTGCCGGGTGAGGGCGATCCGCTGCCATAGACCACCTCGGCCTCGGTGCGCGTGGCGGAGAGGCCCAGCATTGTGCGCGTGGCCACCACCACCTGCTGCAATTGGGGATCGTCGCTGTCGGGCAGCGAGATGATGAGGTTGGTGGGGGCCTTGGTGGAATCCTTGGGTTCGGCCGCCTTGGTGGGATCGCCGCCACTCTCGGTCTGGCCGAGGCGAAAATGCACCAGCCCGGCGATCTGCAGCCGCCGCAGGTTGATCAGCAGATGGGCGAAGCCGGGCGATCCGGTGCGGTTGGCGGTGTCCAGCATGGAGGAGTTCTGCAAGCCGTTCACCGATTGCACCGCCAGGCGGAACAGCACATCGATGGGCGTGCCGGAAAGGCTGAGCGGCAGCAGTTCGGCGGGGGAGAGGGGCTGGATCACGCTTTGCGCCAGTGCCGCGCCGGTCACCGGCTGGAAGGTGAAGGTGGGGCTTTGCGTCATGGTCACGCCTGGTGTGCCGGCCACGGTGTTGGCCGGATTGTTGCCGGGCAGGATCGTCAACGTGCCTGACAGGCTGCGCTGCAGCGAATAGCCGGAAATCACCTGCGTGGTGTTGAGGAACACCGGCGAATCCCCATAGCGAATGCGCACGGCATTGAGCAGCGTCTGGGCCTTCTGGCTGTCGCTGAGCGAG includes the following:
- a CDS encoding flavin reductase family protein, with protein sequence MAHPAGHTHASAAQGAVHAARDDFPVSRARRFLEPGPIVLVSSHHAGRRNVMTLGWHMVLEFTPSLVGLMISAGNHSFEMIRKSGECVINVPTAALADTIVGIGNTSGRGTDKFAHFGLTAQKGSIVEAPLIGQCPVCFECCLHDDTLVAARNLFIVEVVKAHAAVTPEEIETLHYTGGGIFRRSGGALDKRALFRPEMLEV